GACAACGCGCGCATGGCCCGGCCGCACACCGGTCTGGCACAGGCGGACATCGTCTACGTGGAGAAGGTCGAGGGCGGCATGAGCCGCCTCATGGGCGTGTACTCGAGCCGCCTCCCCCAGGCCGTCGGCCCGGTGCGCAGCGCACGGGAGTCCGACGTCGAGCTGCTGCGGCAGTTCGGCCGCCCGGCACTCGCCTACTCGGGGGTGCGCAGTTCGCTCCACAAGATGCTCAAGCAGTCACCGCTGTACGTCCGCCCGCACGGCCGTGTCCCCAGCGCCTACTTCCGCGACGGCAACCGCCCGGCCCCGCACAACCTCTTCGTCCGCCCCCAGGCCCTGCTGCGCTCGGCCCCGCGGGCCGACCACCCCACCGACATCGGCTTCCGCTTCGGCCCGGCCCCGGAAGGCGGCACTCCCGCATCGGTGCGGACCGTCCGCTACTCCTCGGCCAGCCACACCTTCAGCTGGTCGCCCCAGGAGCACCGCTGGCTCGCGTCCTTCGACGGGGCACCGGCCCGCAGCACCTCGGGGGCGCGCCTCGGGGCGAGGACGATCGTGATCCAGCACGTGGACATGCCGCCGTCGCGCTACAAGGATGTCAACGGCGCGGCGACGCCGTACATCAAGACGGTCGGCAGCGGCAGGGCGACCGTCCTTCGGGGCGGCAAGGCGTACCGGACCCACTGGAAGCGGTCGAGTCCCGAGGGCGGCACGTCGTTCACGCTCTCCAACGGCCGGCGGATGCCCTTCGCTCCCGGGCAGGTCTGGATGGTCTTCGCGGACCGCTGAGCCACCCCGGCCGAAGGCCCCTGACAGGCCCCTAACAGGCGTCGGCCCGGTGACCGTGTTCGGTC
This Streptomyces sp. NBC_01283 DNA region includes the following protein-coding sequences:
- a CDS encoding DUF3048 domain-containing protein, with amino-acid sequence MTARARSRARIGTRLLVTVAVGALTTGAALPGAPADAGAPPLERSPFTGTRADQGPVLAVKFDNARMARPHTGLAQADIVYVEKVEGGMSRLMGVYSSRLPQAVGPVRSARESDVELLRQFGRPALAYSGVRSSLHKMLKQSPLYVRPHGRVPSAYFRDGNRPAPHNLFVRPQALLRSAPRADHPTDIGFRFGPAPEGGTPASVRTVRYSSASHTFSWSPQEHRWLASFDGAPARSTSGARLGARTIVIQHVDMPPSRYKDVNGAATPYIKTVGSGRATVLRGGKAYRTHWKRSSPEGGTSFTLSNGRRMPFAPGQVWMVFADR